The Synergistota bacterium genome includes a region encoding these proteins:
- a CDS encoding STAS domain-containing protein, which yields MSGIAPIIGFKDYLVVPLQRELSDKEVDNLQRDILDRISQRDIKGVIIDVSALDVIDSYMSYVFIETSLMLRAMGCYMALCGIKPHVALTLAQIGISFKSIFTVSSLDKAIEVLSRSY from the coding sequence ATGAGCGGAATTGCTCCTATAATAGGCTTTAAGGACTATCTTGTTGTCCCCTTGCAAAGGGAGCTTAGTGATAAAGAGGTAGATAATCTACAAAGGGATATCCTTGATAGAATAAGCCAGAGAGATATAAAGGGAGTTATTATAGATGTTAGCGCTTTAGATGTTATAGATAGCTACATGTCTTATGTTTTTATAGAGACCTCATTAATGTTGAGAGCCATGGGTTGTTACATGGCCCTATGTGGTATTAAGCCGCACGTGGCGCTTACCCTTGCTCAGATAGGTATATCCTTTAAGAGCATATTTACTGTAAGTAGCTTAGATAAGGCTATCGAGGTCTTGAGTAGGAGCTATTGA
- a CDS encoding GGDEF domain-containing protein — protein MGNGKRGFEEEYQRYLEKYVLEGGDERVLYEAYETLIELLDISNLEATNIVDIHISSLKRLLNLNSDTDCVSWLYIKRATEFLTQILVISDTLVAYLKESAEIDKLTGFYNRIGMEKVLTRAWVTSNKTREPFVLAMLDIDNFKSVNDSYGHPLGDRLLREVSDIIRGSVRSGDAVIRYGGEEFLILLVKTNKERAMVPLERIRKRISESEFTNKKISITVSIGVSSFPDDNPSSLDELIRFADIAMYEAKRRGKNMVLFYSDLGG, from the coding sequence ATGGGTAACGGAAAGCGAGGCTTCGAGGAAGAATACCAGAGGTATTTAGAGAAGTATGTTTTAGAGGGAGGAGATGAAAGGGTCTTATATGAGGCCTATGAGACCTTGATTGAGCTTTTGGATATTTCTAACCTGGAGGCAACTAACATAGTAGACATTCATATCAGTAGTCTTAAGAGACTCTTAAACTTAAATAGCGATACAGATTGTGTTTCTTGGCTTTATATAAAAAGAGCGACGGAGTTTTTAACGCAAATTTTAGTTATCTCTGATACCCTGGTTGCTTATCTTAAGGAGAGCGCTGAGATCGATAAGCTTACCGGCTTTTATAATAGAATCGGCATGGAGAAGGTTTTAACCAGAGCTTGGGTAACCTCTAATAAAACTAGAGAGCCATTTGTTTTAGCCATGCTTGACATAGATAATTTTAAGAGCGTGAACGACAGTTATGGACATCCGCTGGGGGATAGGTTACTGCGTGAGGTTAGTGATATCATTAGAGGAAGCGTTAGATCAGGGGATGCAGTGATTAGATACGGTGGGGAAGAGTTTCTGATACTCCTTGTGAAAACTAATAAGGAGAGGGCAATGGTTCCTCTCGAGAGGATAAGAAAGCGTATTTCAGAAAGTGAATTTACTAATAAAAAGATTAGTATTACCGTAAGTATAGGAGTCTCATCCTTTCCAGATGATAACCCTTCAAGTCTAGATGAATTGATAAGGTTTGCTGATATAGCTATGTATGAGGCTAAAAGGCGAGGGAAAAACATGGTGCTGTTTTATTCGGATTTAGGGGGGTGA
- a CDS encoding bifunctional diguanylate cyclase/phosphodiesterase, whose product MHLEIANRLLSDFLRNASLSREGSLFLQELNRLLLNFLFYYALNAKERSLIEKYLTMDVLTGLLNRHGFGKVLSEEIEKRVGSGFGLLYLDLDNLSLINDMYGYALGDMILVNVAYILREEMSDATAIGRIGGDEFGIIFKNSDPSFLFSKASIIKDRVSSMKLELLVEEGISVTGSIGIARFPQDGKAMDDLLFAAELACSCAKRRGGSKVCFAKDVKREDFEVPVAFHEYFVLLQKALKEIDGVSALPYYQPVVDLGTGEIIGYEVLARIHREGKPLPAALFIETAEKTGLIFDLGRKIIEHAFAEKVVDPLRDKLIFINLSVREIENTETIGFLTNAIERYGVDPRSVVIEITEKGAARDLGAVISFVKELARLGIRLAIDDFGSGFSSFLYIRYLDPYFVKIAGNLVREITVSSRAKMIIEGIVRFFKGMSIEVIAEHVENAEMVEALKKLNVRYAQGFHLGKPSRTPKGS is encoded by the coding sequence TTGCATTTAGAGATTGCAAATCGTTTGTTAAGTGATTTCTTAAGAAATGCTAGCCTTTCGAGGGAGGGAAGTCTATTCCTTCAAGAGTTAAATCGACTCTTGTTAAACTTTTTGTTTTACTATGCTTTAAATGCTAAAGAGCGTAGTTTAATTGAAAAATATTTAACGATGGATGTTCTTACAGGGCTTTTGAATCGCCATGGGTTTGGTAAGGTGCTTTCTGAGGAGATTGAGAAAAGGGTAGGTAGTGGTTTTGGGCTTCTCTACTTGGACTTAGATAACCTAAGTTTAATTAACGATATGTATGGATATGCTTTGGGAGATATGATTTTGGTAAATGTGGCTTACATTTTGAGGGAGGAGATGAGCGATGCTACTGCCATAGGTCGTATTGGAGGGGATGAATTTGGGATTATCTTTAAGAACTCTGATCCATCCTTTTTATTCTCTAAGGCTAGCATAATTAAAGATAGGGTTTCTTCTATGAAGCTAGAGCTTTTGGTTGAGGAGGGAATTTCCGTTACAGGAAGCATTGGAATTGCTCGGTTTCCTCAGGATGGGAAGGCGATGGATGATCTTCTTTTTGCGGCAGAGCTTGCTTGTAGTTGCGCTAAGCGAAGGGGTGGAAGTAAGGTTTGTTTTGCGAAAGATGTAAAGAGAGAGGATTTCGAGGTTCCTGTTGCCTTTCATGAATATTTTGTCTTATTGCAGAAGGCCTTGAAGGAGATCGATGGTGTTTCTGCCCTTCCCTATTATCAACCTGTTGTTGATTTGGGAACGGGAGAAATCATCGGTTATGAGGTCTTAGCTCGCATACATAGGGAGGGTAAACCTCTTCCTGCTGCTCTTTTTATAGAGACGGCGGAAAAGACGGGACTCATTTTTGATCTAGGTAGGAAAATTATCGAACATGCCTTTGCTGAGAAAGTAGTCGATCCATTAAGAGATAAACTTATCTTTATTAATCTTTCCGTTCGGGAGATTGAGAATACGGAGACAATCGGATTTTTAACTAACGCTATTGAAAGGTATGGTGTTGACCCTAGGAGCGTGGTTATAGAGATCACGGAGAAGGGAGCTGCAAGAGATCTTGGGGCTGTGATAAGCTTTGTAAAGGAACTTGCTAGGTTAGGTATAAGGTTGGCAATAGATGACTTTGGAAGCGGTTTTTCCTCTTTCCTTTATATTAGGTATCTCGATCCATATTTTGTGAAGATAGCTGGGAATCTCGTTCGTGAGATTACTGTAAGCTCTAGGGCAAAAATGATAATCGAGGGCATAGTTAGGTTTTTCAAAGGAATGTCGATAGAGGTTATAGCTGAGCATGTTGAAAACGCTGAGATGGTTGAAGCTTTAAAGAAGTTGAATGTGCGATATGCTCAAGGCTTTCACCTTGGTAAACCGTCAAGAACGCCTAAAGGCAGTTGA
- a CDS encoding anti-sigma regulatory factor has protein sequence MLEEYRVRFGDVKIKVEDYELVVRIESENDIYLARQMIKSFAEKSGFPLADVTKVATAVSELARNIYRYAKKGYIYARTKYRDDELILEVVAYDEGPGIPDVEKALSRGYTTFQRSLGLGLSGIKRLMDSFFIASEVGKGTVVIVEKGKRRI, from the coding sequence ATGCTTGAAGAGTATAGGGTTCGATTTGGGGATGTTAAGATAAAGGTGGAGGATTATGAGCTTGTTGTTAGGATAGAGAGTGAGAATGATATCTATCTGGCAAGACAGATGATAAAAAGCTTTGCAGAGAAGAGCGGTTTTCCTCTTGCTGATGTGACAAAGGTAGCAACAGCCGTTTCGGAGCTTGCTCGTAATATATATAGATACGCTAAGAAAGGGTATATATATGCAAGGACGAAGTATCGGGATGATGAATTAATATTGGAGGTTGTCGCCTACGATGAGGGTCCTGGTATACCTGATGTTGAGAAAGCTTTAAGTAGAGGGTATACGACCTTTCAAAGAAGCCTCGGCTTGGGTCTTTCAGGGATAAAGAGGCTGATGGATTCTTTTTTTATAGCTTCGGAAGTAGGGAAGGGAACGGTTGTTATAGTTGAAAAGGGGAAGAGACGAATTTGA
- a CDS encoding STAS domain-containing protein, with amino-acid sequence MLKNVIISKLDSLAERLAASKKEWESWRELLVTIAETYGREDFKERVKSSILALLGLIEERRISLGLKSMASEISDFPLVDIYDVLIEALAEKRREDERKIKELGEVLSELSTPIVHLWKDVLLVPLIGTLDSQRAQTLVERLLKKIEESKAEVVIIDVTGVPMIDTFVGGFLIEMFGAVKLLGGDVVLCGVKPEIAHTLVKLNIDFSMVVVKRDLESALQYAIRKMERERKRMEELEIDSTIRQGTEKET; translated from the coding sequence ATGTTGAAGAATGTTATAATCTCAAAGCTTGATAGTTTGGCTGAAAGATTAGCGGCTTCCAAGAAGGAATGGGAATCATGGAGAGAGTTATTAGTTACCATTGCTGAGACCTATGGTAGGGAGGATTTTAAGGAGAGGGTTAAATCATCAATCTTAGCCCTTTTGGGATTAATTGAGGAAAGAAGGATCTCCTTAGGCCTTAAAAGCATGGCTTCAGAGATAAGCGATTTTCCTCTTGTCGATATTTACGATGTTTTGATAGAGGCTTTGGCTGAGAAGAGAAGGGAAGATGAAAGGAAGATAAAGGAGTTAGGTGAAGTTCTGTCTGAGCTTTCTACTCCTATCGTTCACTTGTGGAAAGATGTTCTTCTGGTTCCCTTAATAGGAACTCTTGATAGTCAGAGAGCTCAAACTCTTGTGGAAAGATTGCTTAAAAAGATTGAGGAGAGCAAGGCTGAGGTGGTTATTATAGATGTAACAGGTGTTCCAATGATTGACACTTTTGTAGGTGGTTTCCTAATAGAGATGTTTGGGGCTGTTAAGCTTTTGGGCGGTGATGTGGTTTTATGTGGCGTAAAGCCTGAAATAGCGCATACCCTTGTTAAGCTTAATATAGATTTTAGTATGGTGGTTGTGAAGAGGGATTTGGAGAGCGCTCTTCAATACGCTATAAGAAAGATGGAGAGGGAGAGAAAGCGTATGGAGGAGTTAGAGATAGATTCTACCATTAGGCAAGGTACTGAGAAGGAGACATAA
- a CDS encoding SpoIIE family protein phosphatase, which translates to MSGEIRVSIGVEADLFILEYRLRRFLNLLSLSDNIISSILLISRELATNILKYAEGGSISVRREGNKIVIVSAMRSEYSSVKGSLGVGLKIAREYSTSFKERIKPDGSMVFEAEIDLRQGEEGDFLLDIGVASRPRYSEEKSGDFAFYKRVKGGYFVCVIDVLGHGPGAAALAEEARRVLEEIPEVDIWGVYLGLERVFRGTRGGVAFIGMFYKKRLSYISFGDINSFLFTSSSLKVLTRTNGILGKTLVRPKIFLEDLPLTFALVICTDGVKRGFLDSISFEKIVKTKVEDLASFILERFGVKEDDATVVLVKRGWSENG; encoded by the coding sequence TTGAGCGGCGAAATAAGAGTTAGTATTGGGGTTGAAGCGGATCTTTTTATACTAGAGTATAGATTAAGGAGGTTTCTTAACTTACTTTCCTTAAGTGATAATATCATTTCTTCTATCCTTTTGATCTCGAGAGAGCTTGCCACGAATATTCTCAAATATGCCGAAGGTGGTAGCATCTCTGTTAGGCGTGAAGGTAATAAGATTGTAATTGTTTCAGCTATGAGGTCTGAATATTCCTCTGTTAAGGGTAGTTTGGGTGTTGGGCTTAAGATTGCGAGGGAATACAGCACTAGCTTTAAGGAGAGGATTAAACCTGATGGAAGTATGGTGTTTGAGGCAGAGATAGATTTAAGACAAGGGGAGGAAGGTGACTTTTTGCTCGATATAGGTGTCGCTTCAAGGCCTCGCTATTCGGAAGAAAAAAGCGGTGATTTCGCTTTTTATAAAAGGGTGAAAGGGGGATACTTTGTTTGCGTTATTGACGTTTTGGGTCATGGACCAGGAGCAGCAGCTTTAGCTGAGGAGGCAAGGAGGGTTCTTGAGGAGATACCCGAGGTTGATATCTGGGGCGTATATCTTGGTCTTGAAAGGGTCTTCCGGGGAACGCGAGGTGGGGTAGCTTTTATAGGTATGTTTTATAAGAAAAGGCTAAGTTATATAAGTTTCGGTGATATAAACTCTTTTCTTTTTACATCCTCATCCTTAAAGGTTTTAACGCGAACTAATGGTATATTAGGTAAGACTCTTGTTAGACCTAAGATATTCTTGGAGGATCTTCCTTTGACCTTTGCTTTAGTGATTTGCACTGATGGGGTTAAAAGAGGCTTTTTAGACAGTATAAGTTTTGAAAAGATAGTTAAAACCAAGGTGGAGGATTTAGCGAGCTTTATTTTAGAGAGGTTTGGAGTAAAAGAGGATGATGCCACAGTTGTTTTAGTTAAGAGGGGTTGGAGTGAAAATGGGTAA